The Nocardia sp. NBC_01329 sequence AGCCCCGGAAACCGGCTTCACGGCCACCGTCATCGCCACCACGATCCTGGCGATCGGACTGCTCAGCGCGTTCTTCGTCACCGAGAAGCGGGTGAGCCATCCGCTGGTGCGCCTGAGCATCTTCAAGGTGAAATCCATCGTGCGGGCCAACCTCGCCGCGCTGGCCATCTTCGGCTCCTACCTCAGCTTCCAGACCATTGTGTCGCTGTACCTGCAGAACACCCTGCACTGGGAGCCGCTGCAGATGGCGCTGGCCATGGCCCCGGCCGGCATCATCGTCGCCGTCCTCTCCCCGATGGCCGGGAACCTCATCGACCGGTTCGGCACCGCCCCGATGATCGTCGCCGCTCTCACCTCCTTCGTCGCCGGCTACGCCTGGTTCCTCACCCGCGGCGGCAGCCCCGACCCCGCCTACGCGCTCGACTACCTGCCCGCGTTCCTGCTCCTCGGTCTCGGCTTCGCCCTCGGCTTCGCGGCCGTGATGTCGCAGGCCACCGAAGGTATCGCCGACCACGAGCAGGGCCTGGCCTCGGGCCTGGTGCAGACCTCGTTCCAGATCGGTGGCGCGGTGGTACTGGCCATCGCCACCGGCCTGATCAGCCACGCCGCTACCGACAGCATCGACGGTTACCGGCCGGGGCTCTACCTGGTCACCGCCGTCGCGGTGATCGGCCTGGTGGCATCGGCTTCGGCGCTGCTGGCGCGCAAACAGCCTGTCGCAGACCTCGCGTAGCGGGTCTGCGGAGCGAGAGAACGGGGTCGCCGAACCGGCGGCCCCGTTCTCGGAATCAGCTCCGGGCAGCCGGCGCTCTCCGGTCCTCGAACGCGGCGGAATCAGAACGGCCGCTGGGTGCGGATGATCTCGGCCAGGTAGGCGTAGTCGTCGGCGCGACCGCTGGATGCCCGGAACACCAGCCCCAGCGTGCGCCCGGGTGCGGGGGTGGTGAAGCGGGCCGTATCGAGTGTGCCGCGACCGGTTTCGGTCGCGACCGCCATCTCCGGGATCAGCGTGATACCGAGGCCACCCGCCACGCACTGCACCACCGTCGGCAGCGATGCCGCGCGGGTGTCACCGGCCGCACTCGGATGGACGTCAGCGGAGCGGCACAGTTCGAGGGTCTGGTCGCGGAGACAGTGGCCCTCGTCGAGCAGCAGCATCGGCAGCGCGCCCAGCGCCGCCGGCTCGATATCGGTGCGACCGGCCAGCTCGTGGCCCGCGGGCACCACCAGAACGAATTCCTCGGTGTACAGCGGTATCTCGACCAGGCCGGAGGTTTCGGTGGGCAGGGCGAGGACCGCCACGTCGAGCACCCCGGAACGCAGTTCGTCGAGCAGGCGTGCGGTTTTGTCCTCGATCACCTGCGGGGCCAATGCGGGGAGTTTGCGCCGCAGTGTGGGCAGCAGCGAAGGCAGGAGGTACGGTGCGGCCGTCGGAATGATGCCGATACGGAGCACTCCGGCGAATATGTCGCCGGAGGACGCAGCGAGGAAACGGTCCGCGGCTTCGAGGGTGGCGGTGGCCGCGGGCAGCAGCCGGGCCCCGGCCGCGGTGACCAGAACGCGGCGGGTGCTGCGCTCGATGAGCTGCAACCCGAGTCCGCTCTCCAGTGCGGCCAATGCCTGCGACAACGTGGGCTGGCTCACCTCGAGTCGCGCGGCGGCCGTGCCGAAGTGCCGGTACTCGGCGACCGCTACGAACGCACGCAGCTGTGACAGGGTGGGCTGATAAGACTGATCGGACACGCCTATCAATCTAGTGCCAGTCATCACTTTTACCTTTTGCCGGTCATTCGGCAAGATCCATTCCGAGCGTTCGCCCCGTCGGCTGGAAATCGACCGTGCCGGCATCACAGATACAACGAAGGAGATCGGGCATGTCCCTGCTGACCATCGGCGACCAGTTCCCCGCCTACGACCTCACCGCGGTGATCGGCGGTGACTTGTCCAAGGTCGACGCGCAGCAGCCGGACGACTATTTCACCCGGATCACCAGCGCCGACTACGCGGGCAAGTGGCGGATCGTGTTCTTCTGGCCGAAGGACTTCACCTTCGTGTGCCCGACCGAGATCGCCGCGTTCGGCAAGCTGAACGAGGAGTTCGCCGACCGTGACGCCCAGGTACTCGGCGCGTCCGTGGACAACGAGTTCGTGCACTTCCAGTGGCGGGCTCAGCACGAGGACCTCAAGACCCTGCCGTTCCCGATCCTGTCGGATCTGAAGCGCGAACTGGCCGCCGCCACCGGTGTGCTGAATGCCGACGGCGTCGCCGACCGGGCCACCTTCATCGTCGACCCGAACAACGAGATCCAGTTCGTCTCACTCACCGCGGGTTCGGTGGGCCGCAACGTCGACGAGGTGCTGCGAGTGCTGGACGCGCTGCAGTCCGACGAACTGTGCGCCTGCAACTGGAAGAAGGGTGACCCGACCATCGACGCCGGCGAACTGCTGGCGGCGAGCGTCTGAAATCGGAGGGACCACTGTGAGCATCGACAACCTGAAGAACTCGCTTCCCGAGTACGCCAAGGACCTCAAGCTCAACCTCTCGTCCATCTCGCGGACGACCGTGCTGAACGAGCAGCAGCTGTGGGGCACCCTGCTGGCCGCTGCCGCCGCGACCCGGTCCACGGCGACCCTGCGTGAGATCGGCGAGGAAGCCGTCGGTGTGCTGTCCGCCGAGGCCTACAGCGCCGCGCTCGGCGCCGCCTCGATCATGGGCATGAACAATGTGTTCTACCGGGGCAAGGCGTTCCTGGACGGTAAATACGACGATCTGCGGGCCGGGTTGCGGATGCAGATCATCGGCAACCCGGGCGTGGACAAGGCCGATTTCGAACTCTGGTCGTTCGCCGTGTCCTCGATCAACGGCTGCCAGCACTGCCTGGAGGCCCACGAGCACACCCTGCGGGAAGCGGGTGTCTCGCGCGAGGTGATCTTCGAGGCGTTGCGCGCCGCGGCCATTGTGGCCGGGGTCGGGCAGGCCGTGCAATCGACCGAAGCGCTGGCCACCGCTTCGGTCTGACCGACGCATTCCCGCACCTTCCGCCTGCCCGGCGAACGGTACGGACCGATACCGGGGCGGCGAGGATTTCCTCGCCGCCCCGGTTCTGTGTGTACGTCGTGATTCCCGGCGCGGCCCGGTCGACAGTCACCACGACGACAGAGCCTTCGCGCCGCTCCGGCCACGGCCGCCCGTCCGCTCAACCCGTCATCGATCCTCGAAAAGTCCGGCAACCGACCAAACCGGAAGCCCGACCCATCCGAATCTCTCCCGATGCCGTTCCGGGCGCCGGGGTCTCGATACCTCGGCCGACGAGTACACGAGAGGTTCGCGACTGTGAGTGCACGGCGATGGATACGTATGAGCGCACTGCGCTGGAGCCTGGCGGGCATCCTGGCCGCCGGACTGGCGGGCACGGCGAGCCCCGCCGCCGCGGCACCGGAAGCGGCACACGTGGTCTCCGCGGAGAACGTGAGCGACCGGCAGCAGACCGTGACGGTCTTCTCCCCCGCGATGAACAGGCCGATTCCTGTCCAGGTCGTCCGCGCGGCGGACGGCTC is a genomic window containing:
- a CDS encoding MFS transporter, coding for MTLTAPTPQNLAAATSAAPDVGRWGPKLWAILVVAGLAMFLDALDVSMVGVALPSIGHDLGLETSALQWIVNGYILGYGGLLLLGGRAADLLGRRQVFLTALVVFGIASLVGGLVDEGWLLIATRIVKGVAAAFTAPAALSIITTTFKEGPDRNRALSIFTIFGATGYASGLIVSGLLTGIDWRLTFYMPVVVVAGVLIAAYIVVPRNIEKEEGRIDFAGAALLTGGMLAAVYTIVTAPETGFTATVIATTILAIGLLSAFFVTEKRVSHPLVRLSIFKVKSIVRANLAALAIFGSYLSFQTIVSLYLQNTLHWEPLQMALAMAPAGIIVAVLSPMAGNLIDRFGTAPMIVAALTSFVAGYAWFLTRGGSPDPAYALDYLPAFLLLGLGFALGFAAVMSQATEGIADHEQGLASGLVQTSFQIGGAVVLAIATGLISHAATDSIDGYRPGLYLVTAVAVIGLVASASALLARKQPVADLA
- a CDS encoding hydrogen peroxide-inducible genes activator, whose translation is MSDQSYQPTLSQLRAFVAVAEYRHFGTAAARLEVSQPTLSQALAALESGLGLQLIERSTRRVLVTAAGARLLPAATATLEAADRFLAASSGDIFAGVLRIGIIPTAAPYLLPSLLPTLRRKLPALAPQVIEDKTARLLDELRSGVLDVAVLALPTETSGLVEIPLYTEEFVLVVPAGHELAGRTDIEPAALGALPMLLLDEGHCLRDQTLELCRSADVHPSAAGDTRAASLPTVVQCVAGGLGITLIPEMAVATETGRGTLDTARFTTPAPGRTLGLVFRASSGRADDYAYLAEIIRTQRPF
- a CDS encoding peroxiredoxin, with the protein product MSLLTIGDQFPAYDLTAVIGGDLSKVDAQQPDDYFTRITSADYAGKWRIVFFWPKDFTFVCPTEIAAFGKLNEEFADRDAQVLGASVDNEFVHFQWRAQHEDLKTLPFPILSDLKRELAAATGVLNADGVADRATFIVDPNNEIQFVSLTAGSVGRNVDEVLRVLDALQSDELCACNWKKGDPTIDAGELLAASV
- a CDS encoding carboxymuconolactone decarboxylase family protein, translated to MSIDNLKNSLPEYAKDLKLNLSSISRTTVLNEQQLWGTLLAAAAATRSTATLREIGEEAVGVLSAEAYSAALGAASIMGMNNVFYRGKAFLDGKYDDLRAGLRMQIIGNPGVDKADFELWSFAVSSINGCQHCLEAHEHTLREAGVSREVIFEALRAAAIVAGVGQAVQSTEALATASV